One Coccinella septempunctata chromosome X, icCocSept1.1, whole genome shotgun sequence genomic window carries:
- the LOC123322281 gene encoding uncharacterized protein LOC123322281, with amino-acid sequence MWVYFLNSSGQFLNDAPQRRLNIFCERSKLQYPTSIHVLNGTVRVEADVRFLGLVLDKHLKWGPHIEQLRSRLNSTSYALFMLRSQVDFEVLKLVYYANFHSLISYGIIFWGCSTHVDTIFVTQKRALRTMLRLGYRASCRGLFKGNNILTVYGVYIYKLLIFFSKNNHYFRDFRNLNNTRRMYPYILPLHSTVNRGKAVECMAITLFNVLPRKLRDIMCHEKFKKSLYSFILDCEPYSLEEFKEFCKK; translated from the exons ATGTGGGTTTATTTCTTGAACAGCTCAGGGCAGTTCTTGAACGATGCGCCACAGAGAAGGTTGAATATATTCTG TGAGAGATCTAAACTTCAGTATCCTACATCGATTCACGTTCTAAATGGTACTGTTCGGGTGGAGGCTGATGTCAGGTTTTTGGGGCTGGTTCTCGATAAACATCTGAAATGGGGACCCCATATCGAGCAATTAAGAAGTAGACTTAACTCCACCTCCTATGCACTTTTCATGTTGAGAAGTCAGGTTGATTTCGAAGTCCTTAAATTGGTTTATTATGCAAACTTCCATTCGCTAATTTCCTATGGAATTATTTTCTGGGGTTGTTCCACTCACGTGGACACAATTTTTGTAACTCAAAAAAGAGCATTACGTACCATGTTAAGATTAGGTTATAGAGCGAGTTGTAGAGGACTGTTTAAGGGAAATAATATTCTGACAGTTTACGGTGTGTACATTTATAAATTGTTAATATTCTTCAGTAAAAACAACCATTACTTCAGAGATTTCAGGAATTTGAATAACACGAGAAGAATGTATCCCTACATTTTACCTTTACATAGTACTGTCAACAGGGGTAAAGCTGTGGAGTGTATGGCTATAACTTTATTTAATGTTTTACCAAGGAAGCTCAGAGATATAATGTgtcatgaaaaatttaaaaaatcattgTATAGTTTTATTCTGGATTGTGAACCGTATAGTTTAGAAGAATTTAAGGAGTTTTGTAAGAAATGa